The following are encoded in a window of Numida meleagris isolate 19003 breed g44 Domestic line chromosome 13, NumMel1.0, whole genome shotgun sequence genomic DNA:
- the LLGL1 gene encoding lethal(2) giant larvae protein homolog 1 isoform X1, producing the protein MRLSQAPCAALGRKRRCPGSGPWRQLAGWAVGSVSWEPGGSLRLGCCAVMGAEHQCRSCRASCRAALPMEEPGPVGYGAPGVELTGLHKETATVTQLHFLAGQGWLLSLLDDNSLHLWEIYQKEGCSHLEETRSFGLPARPGCSPSITRVTVILPTSPGAVACLGTEGGAVYFLALPALVLLEDKTLFQDEILQSVPDDYRCGKALGPVESIQEHPRDAGRLLIGYSRGLVALWDQSTRTVQHLFLGNQQLESLAWEHSGKSIVSSHSDGGYMVWAVGGSGQRTQQPVMATIPYGPFPCKAISKIVWRTCESGNPFIIFSGGMPRASYGDRHCVSVLQGQSLATLDFTSRVIDFFTVQDPEVPEGGFENPRALVVLVEEELVVIDLQTPGWPTIPAPYLAPLHSSAITCSCHISNVPLKLWERIVSAGEQQSPRLSSAAWPINGGKNLAQEPTQRGLLLTGHEDGTVRFWDASGVSLKPLYKLGTANIFQTDCEHNDSLNQAGEEEWPPFRKVGCFDPYSDDPRLGIQKIALCKYTAKMVVAGTAGQVLVMELSDDKSEHAVSVATVDLLQDREGFTWKGHDRLAPRNGPIAFAPGFQPSVLVQCVPPAAVTAVTLHSEWNLVAFGTSHGFGLFDYHRRNPVLARCTLHPNDSLAMEGPLSRVKSLKKSLRQSFRRIRKSRVSGKKRLNAGSPSSKVQEANAQLAEQAGPPEVEMTPVQRRIEPRSADDSLSGVVRCLYFADTFLRDAAHHGPTMWAGTNSGSVFAYALEVPSQEKFSERAVEAVLGKEIQLMHRAPVVAIAVLDGRGNPLPEPYEVSRDLAKAPDMQGSHSMLISSEEQFKVFTLPKVSAKTKFKLTAHEGCRVRKVALVSLASAGAEERVENCLACLTNLGDIHIFTVPTLRPQVHYSCIRKEDISGIASCVFTKHGQGFYLISPSEFERFSLSARNVTEPLCCLEVSRLQDTSCLSNSTATPKAQQANGTHVPHSPEANHSPSDSDRSPEERQAPLSPGSVDSPNSSMENPLDTTGDITVEEVKDFLASSEEAERNMRNASEDEASPMPVAPPAHLSVRIPGMRDSTGPPRPLSVT; encoded by the exons ATGCGTCTGTCCCAGGCCCCATGCGCAGCTCTGGGGCGCAAGAGGCGATGCCCGGGGTCGGGACCGTGGAGGCAGCTggctgggtgggctgtgggGTCGGTGAGCTGGGAACCGGGAGGCTCCTTGCGGTTGGGGTGCTGCGCGGTTATGGGCGCTGAGCATCAGTGCCGGTCCTGCCGCGCTTCCTGCCGAGCCGCGTTGCCGATGGAGGAGCCGGGACCAGTTGG GTATGGCGCGCCTGGCGTGGAGCTGACGGGTTTGCACAAGGAGACGGCCACTGTCACCCAGCTGCACTTCTTGGCCGGGCAG ggctggctgctgtccctgctggaCGACAACTCGCTGCACCTCTGGGAGATCTACCAGAAGGAGGGCTGCTCCCACCTGGAGGAGACACGCAGCTTCGGGCTGCCTGCACGCCCCGG CTGCTCCCCCAGCATCACACGGGTGACAGTGATCCTGCCCACATCCCCGGGTGCCGTGGCCTGCCTGGGCACCGAGGGTGGAGCAGTGTACTTCCTCGCGCTGCCTGcccttgtgctgctggaggacaaAACCCTCTTCCAGGACGAGATCCTACAGAG CGTGCCCGATGATTACCGCTGCGGGAAGGCGCTGGGGCCGGTGGAATCCATCCAGGAGCACCCCCGGGACGCTGGGAGGCTGCTGATCGGGTACAGCCGGGGGCTGGTGGCCCTGTGGGACCAGAGCACGCGCACCGTGCAGCATCTCTTCCTTGGGAACCAG cagctggagagccTGGCCTGGGAGCACAGCGGGAAGAGCATTGTCAGCTCGCACAGCGACGGCGGCTACATGGTGTGGGCAGTGGGCGGCAGCGGGCAGCGCACGCAGCAGCCCGTCATGGCCACCATCCCCTACG GTCCGTTCCCGTGCAAAGCCATCAGCAAAATCGTGTGGCGGACGTGCGAGTCAGG GAAccccttcatcatcttcagtGGCGGCATGCCGCGGGCCAGCTACGGTGACCGGCACTGTGTCAGCGTGCTGCAGGGCCAGAGCCTCGCCACGCTGGACTTCACCTCCCGCGTCATCGACTTCTTCACAGTGCAGGACCCCGAGGTGCCGGAGGGAG GCTTCGAGAACCCCCGTGccctggtggtgctggtggaggaggagctggtggTGATCGACCTGCAGACTCCGGGCTGGCCCACCATCCCCGCCCCGTACCTGGCCCCGCTCCACTCCTCCGCCATCACCTGCTCCTGCCACATCTCCAACGTGCCCCTCAAGCTCTGGGAGAGGATTGTCAGCGCcggggagcagcagagcccacGTCTCTCCTCTGCA GCTTGGCCCATCAATGGAGGGAAGAACCTGGCCCAGGAGCCCACGCAGAGGGGTCTGCTCCTCACTGG GCACGAGGACGGCACGGTGCGGTTCTGGGACGCCTCGGGGGTGTCCCTGAAGCCTCTCTACAAGCTGGGCACCGCCAACATCTTCCAGACTGACTGTGAGCACAACGACAGCCTCAACCAGGCGGGCGAGGAGGAGTGGCCGCCGTTCCGTAAG GTGGGCTGCTTTGATCCCTACAGCGATGACCCCCGTCTGGGCATCCAGAAGATCGCTCTGTGCAAATACACAGCCAAGATGGTGGTGGCCGGCACGGCCGGGCAG GTGCTGGTGATGGAGCTGAGCGATGACAAGTCAGAGCATGCCGTCAGCGTGGCCACGGTGGACCTGCTGCAGGACCGCGAGGGCTTCACCTGGAAGGGCCACGACCGCCTGGCGCCCCGGAACGGCCCCATCGCTTTTGCCCCCGGCTTCCAGCCCAGCGTCCTGGTGCAGTGCGTGCCCCCCGCCGCCGTCACCGCTGTCACCCTGCACTCTGAGTGGAACCTGGTGGCTTTCGGCACCAGCCACGGCTTCGGGCTCTTCGATTACCACCGGCGCAATCCGGTGCTGGCCAG GTGTACGCTGCACCCCAATGACTCGCTGGCCATGGAGGGGCCCCTGTCCCGCGTCAAGTCCCTCAAGAAGTCCCTGCGGCAATCCTTCCGCCGCATCCGCAAGAGCAGGGTGTCGGGCAAGAAGAGGCTGAACGCCGGCAGCCCCTCCAGCAAG GTGCAGGAGGCCAACGCGCAGCTGGCCGAGCAGGCGGGTCCCCCCGAGGTGGAGATGACGCCGGTGCAGAGGCGCATTGAGCCCCGCTCGGCCGACGATTCGCTCTCCGGGGTGGTGCGGTGCCTCTACTTCGCCGACACCTTCCTCCGAGATG CCGCCCACCACGGCCCCACGATGTGGGCAGGGACCAACTCGGGCTCGGTGTTCGCCTACGCCCTGGAGGTGCCGTCGCAGGAGAAGTTTTCGGAGCGGGCGGTGGAGGcggtgctggggaaggagatCCAGCTGATGCACCGCGCGCCCGTGGTGGCCATCGCCGTGCTGGACGGGCGGGGGAACCCGCTGCCAGAGCCCTACGAGGTGTCGCGGGACCTGGCCAAGGCTCCCGATATGCAGGGCAGCCACTCCATGCTCATCTCCTCGGAGGAGCAGTTCAAG GTCTTCACGCTGCCCAAAGTCAGCGCCAAGACCAAGTTCAAGCTGACTGCGCACGAGGGCTGCCGGGTGCGGAAGGTGGCCCTGGTCAGCCTGGCCAGCGCCGGCGCCGAGGAGCGCGTGGAGAACTGCCTGGCCTGCCTCACCAACCTGGGCGATATCCACATCTTCACCGTGCCCACCCTGCGGCCGCAGGTGCACTACAGCTGCATCCGCAAAGAGGACATCAGCGGCATCGCCTCCTGCGTCTTCACCAAGCACGGGCAGG GTTTCTACTTGATTTCGCCGTCCGAGTTTGAGCGCTTCTCGCTGAGCGCCAGGAACGTGACAGAGCCGCTGTGCTGCCTGGAGGTGTCCCGGCTGCAGGACACCTCGTGCCTCAG TAACTCAACGGCGACGCCGAAGGCGCAGCAAGCCAACGGCACGCACGTCCCGCACAGCCCCGAGGCCAACCATTCCCCCTCTGACAGCGACC GGTCCCCCGAGGAGCGCCAGGCCCCCCTCTCGCCCGGCTCCGTCGACTCTCCCAACAGCAGCATGGAGAACCCGCTGGACACCACCGGGGACATCACGGTGGAGGAAGTGAAGGATTTCCTGGC GTCCTCGGAGGAGGCGGAGAGGAACATGAGGAACGCCAGCGAGGACGAG GCATCGCCGATGCCCGTGGCCCCCCCGGCCCATCTCAGTGTTCGGATTCCCGGGATGCGCGACTCGACTGGACCCCCCCGCCCCCTCAGCGTAACGTAG
- the LLGL1 gene encoding lethal(2) giant larvae protein homolog 1 isoform X2 — MRLSQAPCAALGRKRRCPGSGPWRQLAGWAVGSVSWEPGGSLRLGCCAVMGAEHQCRSCRASCRAALPMEEPGPVGYGAPGVELTGLHKETATVTQLHFLAGQGWLLSLLDDNSLHLWEIYQKEGCSHLEETRSFGLPARPGCSPSITRVTVILPTSPGAVACLGTEGGAVYFLALPALVLLEDKTLFQDEILQSVPDDYRCGKALGPVESIQEHPRDAGRLLIGYSRGLVALWDQSTRTVQHLFLGNQQLESLAWEHSGKSIVSSHSDGGYMVWAVGGSGQRTQQPVMATIPYGPFPCKAISKIVWRTCESGNPFIIFSGGMPRASYGDRHCVSVLQGQSLATLDFTSRVIDFFTVQDPEVPEGGFENPRALVVLVEEELVVIDLQTPGWPTIPAPYLAPLHSSAITCSCHISNVPLKLWERIVSAGEQQSPRLSSAAWPINGGKNLAQEPTQRGLLLTGHEDGTVRFWDASGVSLKPLYKLGTANIFQTDCEHNDSLNQAGEEEWPPFRKVGCFDPYSDDPRLGIQKIALCKYTAKMVVAGTAGQVLVMELSDDKSEHAVSVATVDLLQDREGFTWKGHDRLAPRNGPIAFAPGFQPSVLVQCVPPAAVTAVTLHSEWNLVAFGTSHGFGLFDYHRRNPVLARCTLHPNDSLAMEGPLSRVKSLKKSLRQSFRRIRKSRVSGKKRLNAGSPSSKEANAQLAEQAGPPEVEMTPVQRRIEPRSADDSLSGVVRCLYFADTFLRDAAHHGPTMWAGTNSGSVFAYALEVPSQEKFSERAVEAVLGKEIQLMHRAPVVAIAVLDGRGNPLPEPYEVSRDLAKAPDMQGSHSMLISSEEQFKVFTLPKVSAKTKFKLTAHEGCRVRKVALVSLASAGAEERVENCLACLTNLGDIHIFTVPTLRPQVHYSCIRKEDISGIASCVFTKHGQGFYLISPSEFERFSLSARNVTEPLCCLEVSRLQDTSCLSNSTATPKAQQANGTHVPHSPEANHSPSDSDRSPEERQAPLSPGSVDSPNSSMENPLDTTGDITVEEVKDFLASSEEAERNMRNASEDEASPMPVAPPAHLSVRIPGMRDSTGPPRPLSVT; from the exons ATGCGTCTGTCCCAGGCCCCATGCGCAGCTCTGGGGCGCAAGAGGCGATGCCCGGGGTCGGGACCGTGGAGGCAGCTggctgggtgggctgtgggGTCGGTGAGCTGGGAACCGGGAGGCTCCTTGCGGTTGGGGTGCTGCGCGGTTATGGGCGCTGAGCATCAGTGCCGGTCCTGCCGCGCTTCCTGCCGAGCCGCGTTGCCGATGGAGGAGCCGGGACCAGTTGG GTATGGCGCGCCTGGCGTGGAGCTGACGGGTTTGCACAAGGAGACGGCCACTGTCACCCAGCTGCACTTCTTGGCCGGGCAG ggctggctgctgtccctgctggaCGACAACTCGCTGCACCTCTGGGAGATCTACCAGAAGGAGGGCTGCTCCCACCTGGAGGAGACACGCAGCTTCGGGCTGCCTGCACGCCCCGG CTGCTCCCCCAGCATCACACGGGTGACAGTGATCCTGCCCACATCCCCGGGTGCCGTGGCCTGCCTGGGCACCGAGGGTGGAGCAGTGTACTTCCTCGCGCTGCCTGcccttgtgctgctggaggacaaAACCCTCTTCCAGGACGAGATCCTACAGAG CGTGCCCGATGATTACCGCTGCGGGAAGGCGCTGGGGCCGGTGGAATCCATCCAGGAGCACCCCCGGGACGCTGGGAGGCTGCTGATCGGGTACAGCCGGGGGCTGGTGGCCCTGTGGGACCAGAGCACGCGCACCGTGCAGCATCTCTTCCTTGGGAACCAG cagctggagagccTGGCCTGGGAGCACAGCGGGAAGAGCATTGTCAGCTCGCACAGCGACGGCGGCTACATGGTGTGGGCAGTGGGCGGCAGCGGGCAGCGCACGCAGCAGCCCGTCATGGCCACCATCCCCTACG GTCCGTTCCCGTGCAAAGCCATCAGCAAAATCGTGTGGCGGACGTGCGAGTCAGG GAAccccttcatcatcttcagtGGCGGCATGCCGCGGGCCAGCTACGGTGACCGGCACTGTGTCAGCGTGCTGCAGGGCCAGAGCCTCGCCACGCTGGACTTCACCTCCCGCGTCATCGACTTCTTCACAGTGCAGGACCCCGAGGTGCCGGAGGGAG GCTTCGAGAACCCCCGTGccctggtggtgctggtggaggaggagctggtggTGATCGACCTGCAGACTCCGGGCTGGCCCACCATCCCCGCCCCGTACCTGGCCCCGCTCCACTCCTCCGCCATCACCTGCTCCTGCCACATCTCCAACGTGCCCCTCAAGCTCTGGGAGAGGATTGTCAGCGCcggggagcagcagagcccacGTCTCTCCTCTGCA GCTTGGCCCATCAATGGAGGGAAGAACCTGGCCCAGGAGCCCACGCAGAGGGGTCTGCTCCTCACTGG GCACGAGGACGGCACGGTGCGGTTCTGGGACGCCTCGGGGGTGTCCCTGAAGCCTCTCTACAAGCTGGGCACCGCCAACATCTTCCAGACTGACTGTGAGCACAACGACAGCCTCAACCAGGCGGGCGAGGAGGAGTGGCCGCCGTTCCGTAAG GTGGGCTGCTTTGATCCCTACAGCGATGACCCCCGTCTGGGCATCCAGAAGATCGCTCTGTGCAAATACACAGCCAAGATGGTGGTGGCCGGCACGGCCGGGCAG GTGCTGGTGATGGAGCTGAGCGATGACAAGTCAGAGCATGCCGTCAGCGTGGCCACGGTGGACCTGCTGCAGGACCGCGAGGGCTTCACCTGGAAGGGCCACGACCGCCTGGCGCCCCGGAACGGCCCCATCGCTTTTGCCCCCGGCTTCCAGCCCAGCGTCCTGGTGCAGTGCGTGCCCCCCGCCGCCGTCACCGCTGTCACCCTGCACTCTGAGTGGAACCTGGTGGCTTTCGGCACCAGCCACGGCTTCGGGCTCTTCGATTACCACCGGCGCAATCCGGTGCTGGCCAG GTGTACGCTGCACCCCAATGACTCGCTGGCCATGGAGGGGCCCCTGTCCCGCGTCAAGTCCCTCAAGAAGTCCCTGCGGCAATCCTTCCGCCGCATCCGCAAGAGCAGGGTGTCGGGCAAGAAGAGGCTGAACGCCGGCAGCCCCTCCAGCAAG GAGGCCAACGCGCAGCTGGCCGAGCAGGCGGGTCCCCCCGAGGTGGAGATGACGCCGGTGCAGAGGCGCATTGAGCCCCGCTCGGCCGACGATTCGCTCTCCGGGGTGGTGCGGTGCCTCTACTTCGCCGACACCTTCCTCCGAGATG CCGCCCACCACGGCCCCACGATGTGGGCAGGGACCAACTCGGGCTCGGTGTTCGCCTACGCCCTGGAGGTGCCGTCGCAGGAGAAGTTTTCGGAGCGGGCGGTGGAGGcggtgctggggaaggagatCCAGCTGATGCACCGCGCGCCCGTGGTGGCCATCGCCGTGCTGGACGGGCGGGGGAACCCGCTGCCAGAGCCCTACGAGGTGTCGCGGGACCTGGCCAAGGCTCCCGATATGCAGGGCAGCCACTCCATGCTCATCTCCTCGGAGGAGCAGTTCAAG GTCTTCACGCTGCCCAAAGTCAGCGCCAAGACCAAGTTCAAGCTGACTGCGCACGAGGGCTGCCGGGTGCGGAAGGTGGCCCTGGTCAGCCTGGCCAGCGCCGGCGCCGAGGAGCGCGTGGAGAACTGCCTGGCCTGCCTCACCAACCTGGGCGATATCCACATCTTCACCGTGCCCACCCTGCGGCCGCAGGTGCACTACAGCTGCATCCGCAAAGAGGACATCAGCGGCATCGCCTCCTGCGTCTTCACCAAGCACGGGCAGG GTTTCTACTTGATTTCGCCGTCCGAGTTTGAGCGCTTCTCGCTGAGCGCCAGGAACGTGACAGAGCCGCTGTGCTGCCTGGAGGTGTCCCGGCTGCAGGACACCTCGTGCCTCAG TAACTCAACGGCGACGCCGAAGGCGCAGCAAGCCAACGGCACGCACGTCCCGCACAGCCCCGAGGCCAACCATTCCCCCTCTGACAGCGACC GGTCCCCCGAGGAGCGCCAGGCCCCCCTCTCGCCCGGCTCCGTCGACTCTCCCAACAGCAGCATGGAGAACCCGCTGGACACCACCGGGGACATCACGGTGGAGGAAGTGAAGGATTTCCTGGC GTCCTCGGAGGAGGCGGAGAGGAACATGAGGAACGCCAGCGAGGACGAG GCATCGCCGATGCCCGTGGCCCCCCCGGCCCATCTCAGTGTTCGGATTCCCGGGATGCGCGACTCGACTGGACCCCCCCGCCCCCTCAGCGTAACGTAG
- the LLGL1 gene encoding lethal(2) giant larvae protein homolog 1 isoform X4, with the protein MRLSQAPCAALGRKRRCPGSGPWRQLAGWAVGSVSWEPGGSLRLGCCAVMGAEHQCRSCRASCRAALPMEEPGPVGYGAPGVELTGLHKETATVTQLHFLAGQGWLLSLLDDNSLHLWEIYQKEGCSHLEETRSFGLPARPGCSPSITRVTVILPTSPGAVACLGTEGGAVYFLALPALVLLEDKTLFQDEILQSVPDDYRCGKALGPVESIQEHPRDAGRLLIGYSRGLVALWDQSTRTVQHLFLGNQQLESLAWEHSGKSIVSSHSDGGYMVWAVGGSGQRTQQPVMATIPYGPFPCKAISKIVWRTCESGNPFIIFSGGMPRASYGDRHCVSVLQGQSLATLDFTSRVIDFFTVQDPEVPEGGFENPRALVVLVEEELVVIDLQTPGWPTIPAPYLAPLHSSAITCSCHISNVPLKLWERIVSAGEQQSPRLSSAAWPINGGKNLAQEPTQRGLLLTGHEDGTVRFWDASGVSLKPLYKLGTANIFQTDCEHNDSLNQAGEEEWPPFRKVGCFDPYSDDPRLGIQKIALCKYTAKMVVAGTAGQVLVMELSDDKSEHAVSVATVDLLQDREGFTWKGHDRLAPRNGPIAFAPGFQPSVLVQCVPPAAVTAVTLHSEWNLVAFGTSHGFGLFDYHRRNPVLARCTLHPNDSLAMEGPLSRVKSLKKSLRQSFRRIRKSRVSGKKRLNAGSPSSKVQEANAQLAEQAGPPEVEMTPVQRRIEPRSADDSLSGVVRCLYFADTFLRDAAHHGPTMWAGTNSGSVFAYALEVPSQEKFSERAVEAVLGKEIQLMHRAPVVAIAVLDGRGNPLPEPYEVSRDLAKAPDMQGSHSMLISSEEQFKVFTLPKVSAKTKFKLTAHEGCRVRKVALVSLASAGAEERVENCLACLTNLGDIHIFTVPTLRPQVHYSCIRKEDISGIASCVFTKHGQGFYLISPSEFERFSLSARNVTEPLCCLEVSRLQDTSCLSNSTATPKAQQANGTHVPHSPEANHSPSDSDRSPEERQAPLSPGSVDSPNSSMENPLDTTGDITVEEVKDFLASSEEAERNMRNASEDEVRPAGILIK; encoded by the exons ATGCGTCTGTCCCAGGCCCCATGCGCAGCTCTGGGGCGCAAGAGGCGATGCCCGGGGTCGGGACCGTGGAGGCAGCTggctgggtgggctgtgggGTCGGTGAGCTGGGAACCGGGAGGCTCCTTGCGGTTGGGGTGCTGCGCGGTTATGGGCGCTGAGCATCAGTGCCGGTCCTGCCGCGCTTCCTGCCGAGCCGCGTTGCCGATGGAGGAGCCGGGACCAGTTGG GTATGGCGCGCCTGGCGTGGAGCTGACGGGTTTGCACAAGGAGACGGCCACTGTCACCCAGCTGCACTTCTTGGCCGGGCAG ggctggctgctgtccctgctggaCGACAACTCGCTGCACCTCTGGGAGATCTACCAGAAGGAGGGCTGCTCCCACCTGGAGGAGACACGCAGCTTCGGGCTGCCTGCACGCCCCGG CTGCTCCCCCAGCATCACACGGGTGACAGTGATCCTGCCCACATCCCCGGGTGCCGTGGCCTGCCTGGGCACCGAGGGTGGAGCAGTGTACTTCCTCGCGCTGCCTGcccttgtgctgctggaggacaaAACCCTCTTCCAGGACGAGATCCTACAGAG CGTGCCCGATGATTACCGCTGCGGGAAGGCGCTGGGGCCGGTGGAATCCATCCAGGAGCACCCCCGGGACGCTGGGAGGCTGCTGATCGGGTACAGCCGGGGGCTGGTGGCCCTGTGGGACCAGAGCACGCGCACCGTGCAGCATCTCTTCCTTGGGAACCAG cagctggagagccTGGCCTGGGAGCACAGCGGGAAGAGCATTGTCAGCTCGCACAGCGACGGCGGCTACATGGTGTGGGCAGTGGGCGGCAGCGGGCAGCGCACGCAGCAGCCCGTCATGGCCACCATCCCCTACG GTCCGTTCCCGTGCAAAGCCATCAGCAAAATCGTGTGGCGGACGTGCGAGTCAGG GAAccccttcatcatcttcagtGGCGGCATGCCGCGGGCCAGCTACGGTGACCGGCACTGTGTCAGCGTGCTGCAGGGCCAGAGCCTCGCCACGCTGGACTTCACCTCCCGCGTCATCGACTTCTTCACAGTGCAGGACCCCGAGGTGCCGGAGGGAG GCTTCGAGAACCCCCGTGccctggtggtgctggtggaggaggagctggtggTGATCGACCTGCAGACTCCGGGCTGGCCCACCATCCCCGCCCCGTACCTGGCCCCGCTCCACTCCTCCGCCATCACCTGCTCCTGCCACATCTCCAACGTGCCCCTCAAGCTCTGGGAGAGGATTGTCAGCGCcggggagcagcagagcccacGTCTCTCCTCTGCA GCTTGGCCCATCAATGGAGGGAAGAACCTGGCCCAGGAGCCCACGCAGAGGGGTCTGCTCCTCACTGG GCACGAGGACGGCACGGTGCGGTTCTGGGACGCCTCGGGGGTGTCCCTGAAGCCTCTCTACAAGCTGGGCACCGCCAACATCTTCCAGACTGACTGTGAGCACAACGACAGCCTCAACCAGGCGGGCGAGGAGGAGTGGCCGCCGTTCCGTAAG GTGGGCTGCTTTGATCCCTACAGCGATGACCCCCGTCTGGGCATCCAGAAGATCGCTCTGTGCAAATACACAGCCAAGATGGTGGTGGCCGGCACGGCCGGGCAG GTGCTGGTGATGGAGCTGAGCGATGACAAGTCAGAGCATGCCGTCAGCGTGGCCACGGTGGACCTGCTGCAGGACCGCGAGGGCTTCACCTGGAAGGGCCACGACCGCCTGGCGCCCCGGAACGGCCCCATCGCTTTTGCCCCCGGCTTCCAGCCCAGCGTCCTGGTGCAGTGCGTGCCCCCCGCCGCCGTCACCGCTGTCACCCTGCACTCTGAGTGGAACCTGGTGGCTTTCGGCACCAGCCACGGCTTCGGGCTCTTCGATTACCACCGGCGCAATCCGGTGCTGGCCAG GTGTACGCTGCACCCCAATGACTCGCTGGCCATGGAGGGGCCCCTGTCCCGCGTCAAGTCCCTCAAGAAGTCCCTGCGGCAATCCTTCCGCCGCATCCGCAAGAGCAGGGTGTCGGGCAAGAAGAGGCTGAACGCCGGCAGCCCCTCCAGCAAG GTGCAGGAGGCCAACGCGCAGCTGGCCGAGCAGGCGGGTCCCCCCGAGGTGGAGATGACGCCGGTGCAGAGGCGCATTGAGCCCCGCTCGGCCGACGATTCGCTCTCCGGGGTGGTGCGGTGCCTCTACTTCGCCGACACCTTCCTCCGAGATG CCGCCCACCACGGCCCCACGATGTGGGCAGGGACCAACTCGGGCTCGGTGTTCGCCTACGCCCTGGAGGTGCCGTCGCAGGAGAAGTTTTCGGAGCGGGCGGTGGAGGcggtgctggggaaggagatCCAGCTGATGCACCGCGCGCCCGTGGTGGCCATCGCCGTGCTGGACGGGCGGGGGAACCCGCTGCCAGAGCCCTACGAGGTGTCGCGGGACCTGGCCAAGGCTCCCGATATGCAGGGCAGCCACTCCATGCTCATCTCCTCGGAGGAGCAGTTCAAG GTCTTCACGCTGCCCAAAGTCAGCGCCAAGACCAAGTTCAAGCTGACTGCGCACGAGGGCTGCCGGGTGCGGAAGGTGGCCCTGGTCAGCCTGGCCAGCGCCGGCGCCGAGGAGCGCGTGGAGAACTGCCTGGCCTGCCTCACCAACCTGGGCGATATCCACATCTTCACCGTGCCCACCCTGCGGCCGCAGGTGCACTACAGCTGCATCCGCAAAGAGGACATCAGCGGCATCGCCTCCTGCGTCTTCACCAAGCACGGGCAGG GTTTCTACTTGATTTCGCCGTCCGAGTTTGAGCGCTTCTCGCTGAGCGCCAGGAACGTGACAGAGCCGCTGTGCTGCCTGGAGGTGTCCCGGCTGCAGGACACCTCGTGCCTCAG TAACTCAACGGCGACGCCGAAGGCGCAGCAAGCCAACGGCACGCACGTCCCGCACAGCCCCGAGGCCAACCATTCCCCCTCTGACAGCGACC GGTCCCCCGAGGAGCGCCAGGCCCCCCTCTCGCCCGGCTCCGTCGACTCTCCCAACAGCAGCATGGAGAACCCGCTGGACACCACCGGGGACATCACGGTGGAGGAAGTGAAGGATTTCCTGGC GTCCTCGGAGGAGGCGGAGAGGAACATGAGGAACGCCAGCGAGGACGAGGTGCGACCCGCGGGCATCCTCATCAAGTGA